The genomic window CACATTCGAGATGGCGTGGCCGCCCCGCTCCGGGAAGACGGCCTCGTTCCCCGAGGTCGACCGCGCGGAGTGGATGGCTCCGGATGCCGCGCGCGAAGCGCTCGTGAAGGGCCAGCGCCCGGCGATCGACGCCCTCGAAGCCGCGCTGGCGGAGCTGCCCGCGTCCTGACGCGTCTCGGGCAGAACGCAGGAGAAACGGCGACGGCCCCGACGCCGACCCGCGGGATTGCGGGTGCGCCGGGGCCGTTCGCGTGAGAATTTCCGGACTTCTGCACGCGCGGTCTGATCGGGCCTGCAGAGAGGTTCCGCGGCAGGTCGCGTGCAGAACTCCGGAGAGATGTCGACGGCCCCGACGCCGACCCGCGGGATTGCGGGGGCGCCGGGGCCGTCGGCGTGCGGATCTCAGGAGTTCCGCACGCGAAGCGGGGCGGATCCGGGCTCGCGGCGCCGCCAGACAGCGGCACTGCGAGCCCGAGACATCACGGACGCAGCAGGATCTTGCCGACGCGGGGAGCGTCGCTCGCGGTGACGGCCTCGACGATGTCGTCGAGACCGAAGGTGGCCGCGACCGGGAGCGTCAGGGTGCCATCGGCGAGGTAGCGCGACAGCTCGCCGAACAGGGCGCCGCGGGTCTCGGCATCCATCGTCTTGCTGACGACGCTGCCCCAGAAGCCCTTCACGGTGGCCTGGCGGAAGATGAGGTCTCCGGCGCCGAGTTCGAGTGTGCCGGCGCCCATCGATCCGAAGATCACGAGCGTGCCGTTCTCGCTCAGCAGCGACAGCACCTGGCCGGCCGCGGGGCCGCCGACCGAGTCGACGCCCGCGACGACCGTGCCGTCGCCGACGAGGGCGAGGGCCTGCTCGCGCCAGTCGTCGGCGTCGGTCGACACGACGTTGTCGATGCCCTGGGCGGCGAGCTCCTCGACGGCGCTCTGGCGGCGCACGAGACCGACGACGTTGACGCCGCGGGCTTTTGCGATCTGCGCGACCATGCGGCCGACGGCACCGTTGGCGGTGTTCTGCACGATCCAGTCGCCGGCCTTCAGGTCGAGCGAGTGCAGCAGGCTGATGGCACTGAAGGGCATCGAGACGAGCTGCGAGGCGACCTCGTCGCTCAGACCCTCGGCGACGGGGATGAGGCCCGCAGCCTTGGCGACGACCTGCTCGGCCCACACTCCGAAGGTGCCGCCGGTGGCGACGCGCTGACCGACGGTCAGGTTCTCGACGCCCTCGCCGAGCTCCTCGATGACGCCGACCGCTTCGGTGCCGGCGCGGGCGGGGAGCTCGGGCTTGAAGCCGTACGTGCCGCGGATGGTCCACAGGTCGTGATTGTGGATCGGCGACATGAGCACG from Microbacterium testaceum includes these protein-coding regions:
- a CDS encoding zinc-binding dehydrogenase, coding for MRAVIHHEFGEPADVVGTEEVETPTPGPGEVRLRVLMSPIHNHDLWTIRGTYGFKPELPARAGTEAVGVIEELGEGVENLTVGQRVATGGTFGVWAEQVVAKAAGLIPVAEGLSDEVASQLVSMPFSAISLLHSLDLKAGDWIVQNTANGAVGRMVAQIAKARGVNVVGLVRRQSAVEELAAQGIDNVVSTDADDWREQALALVGDGTVVAGVDSVGGPAAGQVLSLLSENGTLVIFGSMGAGTLELGAGDLIFRQATVKGFWGSVVSKTMDAETRGALFGELSRYLADGTLTLPVAATFGLDDIVEAVTASDAPRVGKILLRP